A section of the Arabiibacter massiliensis genome encodes:
- a CDS encoding slipin family protein → MAKKRNAGSASAGECEAAARGSRLAVVPDAGTEVVGERASSTGVVLFSAVVFLVSFCLVLAAWQLVAGSLGAVGIVCALVVAALATMSVHIAQQWERVVVLRFGKFDRVSGPGLFWTWPIVEQNTMRVDGRVRVTTFGAEETLTADLVPLDVNAVLFWHVWDAKAACTEVGDFTRAVELAAQTALRDAIGRGGAAEVAIRRQQLDRELKRALEEKVAPWGITVLSVEIRDILLPKELQDVMSLEAQAEQRKKARIILMEAEQDICEMMGEMGDAYAKNDAALRLRAMHLLYESVRETGGTVVVPSSFSEGFGDVLGDAAKDALKRAPGA, encoded by the coding sequence ATGGCGAAGAAGCGCAACGCAGGATCGGCCTCGGCGGGCGAGTGCGAGGCGGCAGCCCGGGGAAGCCGCCTCGCCGTGGTTCCGGACGCGGGCACCGAGGTGGTGGGGGAGCGGGCCTCAAGCACGGGCGTCGTGCTGTTCTCGGCCGTGGTGTTCCTCGTGTCGTTTTGCCTGGTGCTCGCCGCGTGGCAGCTGGTCGCGGGCTCCCTGGGCGCAGTCGGCATCGTCTGCGCGCTCGTGGTGGCGGCGCTCGCCACCATGTCGGTGCACATCGCGCAGCAGTGGGAGCGCGTGGTGGTGCTGCGGTTCGGCAAGTTCGACCGCGTGTCGGGGCCGGGGCTGTTCTGGACGTGGCCCATCGTGGAGCAGAACACCATGCGCGTGGACGGCCGCGTGCGCGTGACCACGTTCGGCGCCGAGGAGACGCTCACGGCCGACCTCGTGCCGCTCGACGTGAACGCCGTCCTGTTCTGGCACGTGTGGGATGCAAAGGCCGCCTGCACCGAGGTGGGCGACTTCACGCGCGCCGTGGAGCTGGCCGCCCAGACCGCGCTGCGCGACGCCATCGGACGCGGCGGGGCGGCCGAGGTGGCTATCCGGCGCCAGCAGCTCGACCGCGAGCTCAAGCGCGCGCTCGAGGAGAAGGTGGCGCCCTGGGGCATCACCGTCCTGTCGGTCGAGATCCGCGACATCCTGCTGCCCAAGGAGCTGCAGGACGTGATGTCGCTCGAGGCTCAGGCCGAGCAGCGCAAGAAGGCCCGCATCATCCTCATGGAGGCCGAGCAGGACATCTGCGAGATGATGGGCGAGATGGGCGACGCCTACGCAAAGAACGACGCCGCGCTGCGCCTGCGCGCGATGCACCTGCTCTACGAGAGCGTGCGCGAGACCGGCGGCACCGTGGTGGTGCCGAGCTCCTTCAGCGAGGGCTTCGGCGATGTGCTCGGCGACGCCGCCAAGGACGCCCTCAAGCGCGCTCCCGGGGCGTAG
- a CDS encoding GntR family transcriptional regulator has protein sequence MFPFEVDTTTDVPLWVQLRQRLIYLITTGYFKPGDQLPTVRGLASEISINYNTVNKAYLSLVSDGYLESTRGRGVFVRDLDAEVDEEFAKEVDGIMEDCVAACRDLGMSLDDVQRCMALKVKQIKVHEGLDAGEAAEAGKGRIVTVDVGSKARSARTGA, from the coding sequence ATGTTTCCGTTCGAAGTAGACACCACGACCGACGTGCCCCTGTGGGTGCAGCTGCGCCAGCGGCTCATCTATCTCATCACCACCGGCTACTTCAAGCCCGGCGACCAGCTGCCCACGGTGCGCGGCCTCGCGTCCGAGATCTCCATCAACTACAACACGGTGAACAAGGCCTACCTGAGCCTCGTCTCGGACGGGTACCTGGAGTCCACGCGCGGCCGCGGCGTGTTCGTGCGCGATCTGGACGCCGAGGTGGACGAGGAGTTCGCGAAGGAGGTTGACGGCATCATGGAGGACTGCGTGGCGGCCTGCCGCGACCTGGGGATGTCTCTCGACGACGTGCAGCGCTGCATGGCGCTCAAGGTGAAGCAGATCAAGGTGCACGAGGGCCTCGATGCGGGCGAGGCGGCCGAGGCGGGCAAGGGGCGCATCGTGACGGTTGACGTCGGGTCGAAGGCGCGTTCGGCGCGGACGGGAGCGTGA